One Bacteroidales bacterium genomic region harbors:
- a CDS encoding T9SS type A sorting domain-containing protein, translated as MKWRYITIILLLLANVTQVKAQEGLIAHWSFDETEGDTIYDKTGNGNHGTVYGAERIDGVSGNALSFDGEDDYARIPGDGEAPPSVLSELGEGSISLWFKVNHIPTNYGIAPIFYYGAEEKCDFFDAANKGLIIELGHSPIHYGSERLYFTIWKNGCTYPSFCYDSNHAIPEGEWHHLVVVVRGDYNTGYLNGEEMVNRRYNFGDASYSQFFADAIAHEKLWLGKGHWDRTTQHYDGAIDELRIYSNPLSEAEVKNLYNGQSVPTAVTSPPDDDSGVRIYPNPVSDRLFFDIRNPDEEVRHIKILDVTGKVLDNKTEIFRNGSIDTKRYPGGVYYAVFYGGGKRYRKRFLVLD; from the coding sequence ATGAAATGGAGATATATAACAATTATTTTATTGCTTCTTGCCAATGTAACGCAGGTGAAAGCTCAGGAAGGGCTGATTGCCCACTGGAGCTTTGATGAAACTGAAGGAGATACCATTTATGACAAGACAGGAAATGGCAACCACGGAACTGTTTATGGAGCCGAACGGATAGATGGTGTTTCCGGTAATGCTTTGTCCTTTGACGGAGAAGATGATTATGCCAGGATACCCGGTGACGGGGAGGCTCCTCCTTCTGTATTATCGGAATTGGGGGAGGGCTCCATCTCATTGTGGTTTAAGGTAAATCACATACCCACCAACTATGGAATTGCCCCTATATTCTACTATGGAGCAGAAGAAAAATGCGACTTCTTTGATGCTGCAAACAAAGGCCTGATCATTGAACTGGGGCACAGCCCGATCCACTACGGCTCGGAACGGCTGTACTTCACCATCTGGAAAAACGGCTGTACCTACCCCTCTTTTTGCTATGATTCCAATCACGCCATACCCGAAGGCGAATGGCACCATCTGGTGGTTGTGGTGCGAGGAGACTACAATACGGGTTATCTGAACGGAGAGGAGATGGTCAACCGGCGGTACAATTTTGGTGATGCTTCCTATTCGCAGTTTTTTGCCGATGCCATTGCCCATGAAAAACTGTGGCTGGGAAAAGGACATTGGGATCGCACCACTCAGCATTACGATGGCGCCATTGACGAGTTGAGGATATACAGTAATCCCCTTTCTGAAGCTGAAGTAAAGAATTTGTACAACGGGCAGTCAGTCCCCACTGCGGTTACCTCACCACCTGATGATGATTCCGGGGTCAGGATCTATCCAAATCCCGTATCGGACCGGTTGTTTTTCGATATACGGAATCCGGATGAGGAAGTCAGGCATATTAAGATTTTGGATGTAACAGGCAAAGTACTTGACAATAAAACGGAAATATTTCGTAACGGAAGCATAGATACCAAACGTTACCCGGGAGGTGTCTACTATGCCGTGTTTTACGGAGGAGGAAAACGTTACAGGAAAAGATTCCTCGTCCTGGATTGA
- a CDS encoding Gfo/Idh/MocA family oxidoreductase translates to MKSLETVKWGTIGCGDVTEVKSGPALQLCEGSELVAVMRRTTGKAEDYARRHQVPKWYDDADKLINDPDVNAIYVATPPDTHHYYTIKALHAGKPVYVEKPMAMNYPQCREMIGVAEKNDLPLFVAFYRRMLPNFLKAKELVEQNAIGNIRFVNLRLHLPPAPGDDNPEEKPWRLKPEIAGGGYFADLAPHQLDFLDYLSGPIVNPRGIASNQAGLYEPEDIVSAVWEFDSSSVIGNGSWCFTVNETNEEDIIEIVGSNGSIELSCFDHANVYLRRNEQTRTFRFEKPKHVQQPLIQTVVNELRGIGECPSHGDSGARTNWVMDQILGDYYL, encoded by the coding sequence ATGAAATCACTTGAAACGGTTAAATGGGGTACAATAGGATGTGGAGATGTTACCGAGGTGAAAAGCGGCCCTGCCCTGCAATTGTGTGAAGGTTCGGAGTTGGTTGCCGTGATGCGGCGAACTACAGGAAAGGCAGAGGATTACGCCCGCAGGCATCAGGTACCCAAATGGTATGATGATGCAGATAAACTCATAAATGATCCGGATGTCAATGCCATTTATGTGGCAACCCCTCCCGATACGCATCATTATTATACCATAAAAGCCCTCCATGCAGGGAAGCCGGTATATGTTGAAAAACCAATGGCAATGAATTATCCGCAATGCCGGGAAATGATCGGTGTAGCTGAAAAGAATGACCTGCCCCTGTTTGTTGCATTTTATCGCCGGATGTTGCCCAATTTTTTAAAAGCCAAGGAGCTGGTAGAACAGAATGCCATCGGAAACATTCGTTTTGTCAATCTCAGACTTCATCTGCCTCCCGCTCCCGGAGATGATAACCCGGAGGAAAAACCATGGCGCCTGAAACCAGAGATTGCAGGGGGCGGGTATTTTGCTGATCTCGCCCCTCATCAATTGGATTTTCTGGATTATTTGTCCGGGCCCATCGTGAATCCCCGGGGGATTGCCAGCAATCAGGCCGGCTTATATGAACCGGAAGATATTGTGTCCGCAGTCTGGGAATTTGACTCATCATCCGTCATTGGCAATGGTAGCTGGTGCTTTACGGTGAATGAAACGAATGAGGAAGACATCATTGAAATTGTCGGCTCAAATGGGAGTATTGAATTGTCCTGCTTTGACCATGCCAATGTGTACCTTAGACGGAACGAACAGACCAGGACCTTTCGGTTTGAGAAACCCAAACATGTGCAGCAACCGCTTATCCAGACTGTGGTGAATGAACTGCGGGGCATTGGTGAATGTCCGTCCCACGGGGATAGCGGTGCCCGAACCAATTGGGTCATGGATCAAATATTGGGAGATTATTATCTGTGA